The genomic DNA TGACGGGGAGGGGTGCCGGACAGGCGCTCCTCCCCGTCATCGTGTGGAATGTTCCAGAGGGTGGACGGCTCTCCAGGCTGTGCGGGCTGCCGTGCGGCTTCCTGTTATTTCTGCGTGCCGAAATCCTGCACCCAGTACGTGCCGTACTTGCCGCTGCTGGCGGGCGTGTACCCCACACCGATCTCGCGCAGGTCCGGCGCCATCATGTCCGCGCAGTGGCCCTCGCTGTCCAGCCACGCCTGCACGACCTCCTCGGGCGTGACCTGACCGGCGGCAATGTTCTCGGCCACCACGGACCACGTGTAGCCGGAAGCGGTGACGCGCTGGTCGAAGGTGCGGCCGTCCTGGCTGGTGTGGCTGAAGTAGTTGTTCACGGCCATGTCGTTCGCGTGCGCCTGCGCGGAGAGTTCCAGTTCTGCGTTGTACGTCAGCGGTGTGGTGGCGGCGTAGGGCGTGGTGCCGCAGGTGCGGGCCTGGGCGCGCGCGGCGTTCGTCAGGTCGAAGACCCGCTGCGCGAAGGCGGTCGACGGCGTGCCCGCCGTGACGTGCCCGGCGCTGAGGCCCGGGACGGCCGGCGTGGAACTGCACGCACTCAGGAGCAGCAGGAACAGGGCAGAGAGGGAGCGTCGCATCCTGACCGTATTCGACCCTGCGGAGCAGGACACGCGCCGTACGGTAGTGCACGCCGCGCCGCCCGGTCGGGGGCGGGGGGGCTGGGGTACGCCCGGACGCTGAAGTTCAGCGGGTGGCGTTCACGTCCCGCGGCACGAACACGATGGCGTTCGGCACGGCGCGGCTCCACACGGTGTTCAGGTACCCGCCCAGACCGCCGTAGCCGCCGGTCAGGTACGCGGTGGCGCTGCTGCCACTGTCCAGGCGCATGGCGACCTGCACGCCGGCTCCCGCCAGGGCCGTGGCGAAGGCCTCCGGGCTGCCGTACTCCAGAAACGCGATCACCGGCTGGCCGCCCATCATGCCGATCCCGACCTGACGGGTGGGCCGCCAGATACTGGCCGCCGTGTTGAAGCCCTCGCGGGCCGGGTCAAGCACCACCCGGCCGCCCGACACGAGCAGCGGTCCGGCGCCCAGCGCGTCCACGACCGTGGTCCACGGCGCGTCACTGGCCTGCCAGTTCAGCGTGACGGTCAGTGGGTCGTCGGCCGCGTGTGGGAGCTGCGGGAAGTGCTGTGGATCGAAGGTGAAGGCCAGCGTGCCCGCGGGCGGCACCACCGCGCCCACGCCGGCCCGCGTGACCGTGGTGGCGCCTGGCGCGAGCTGCAGGGTCACGAAGGTCGGGCCGCCGACGCTGGTGCGGCCGTCGCCCACGAAGGCGGTGAGCAGGCTGGCGTCGGGCCGGGCGCGCACGGCGTTCACGGTGATCGTCCCGAACACGCCGCCCAGCACGTAGCGCGGGCGGGGGTAGCCGAACACCGCCTGGCCCTGGGCGGTAAAGCCCACCGCGCCGCGTTTTTCCAGGCTGCCGGAGGTCATCACGCCGCCCAGCGCGACCAGATCCACCGGCAGGTTGCTGGCCGGGTCGAAGTACCCGCCGTTCACGCCCGCCACGCCGCCCACCGCGCGCACGAGGTCCGCCACGCCCGACGCGCGGCCTTGTGGAGCGCTCACCACGCGCGGCTGGAAGCGGGCGGGATCGAAGCCCAGCAGGTGCAGGGCGCCGCGCCGGGTGTAGGTCACGCCGTCCGGCAGCGCCGCCGGGTTCACGGGCGGCGGCACGCTGCTGTCGGTGTACGTCACGGTGTCCACCACGATGCGGTACGGGTCATCCAGCGTGAAGATGGTGCTGCGCCCGCCAGCCGTGTCCAGCCGCACCGCGCTGCCGCCCGGAGTGGTCTGGACGGCCAGGGTGTCTCCGGACGGCAGGGCCTGCGTCTGCGCCTGCGCGGTGACGCCCGGCAGTTGCAGGCTCACGCCCACCGCGCCGCGGTCCACGCTGTAGGGGGCCACGTCGCTGAACTCCAGCACCACGCGCTGCACCTCCACGGTGCGGTACATGGAGCGGCTGACCCGCACGGTGTCCAGGTTCGCCAGCGCCCGCGTCGAGAGGGGTGGCGGCGTGATCGGCACGCCCGGCACCAGGGGCGGCGCCGGCACGCCCGGTGTGGTCACGGGCGGAATCTCGGCCGTGACCGGCGCGGTCGGAGCCGGGGCCGGCGTCACGGGCGCCGGGGTCGCGGGGCTGGGCGACGGCGCGGGGCCTGGCACGATGGTCGTGGTGGCCGGGGGCGTGGTGCTGGGCGGTGTGGTGCTGGCGGGGGGCGGGCTGGCGGGCGCGGCCGGCGTGGTCGGCACCGCCGGCTTCACGGGCGAGGGCGTGGCCGGGGCGGGAGTTGCCGTCACCGTCCCGGAGGGCGGCAGCGTCGCGGCTGGCACGCTGGCCGGCGCGGCGAAGTCCAGCAGGGTGGGTGTGTCGGCCAGCACGCCCACGCCCAGCTGCGTCACGGCGGCCAGCGGCACCAGCAGGCTGCCCTCCAGCACCTGCGGCAGCGGCAGCGGCGCGGCCAGCGTGAAGCCCAGCGCCTTCCAGCCGCTCACCGGCGAGAAGCGCAGTTCCCGCGCGCCCAGCACCAGGCGCAGGTCTGCCGGATCGTTGCGGACCGCCACACCCACGCGTGGCAGCGCCCACACCGGCAGCAGCTCCACGCCGCCGATCATGCGGGAATCGATACTGGACGGCTGCATGAAGCCGCCGATCGCCACCGGCCGGGCCAGCGCGCTGCCCATCAGCGCCAGTCCGGCCGTCACTGCCCACCCCGCCACTCTGCGCCTGAAGGTCACGCGGGCGAGTGTACAGGCCGTCCCTGACGCGATCATGAACGCCTGACCCGCGGCCAGCGCGCGCCTGGCGCGATCACGAAGGATTTCACGCGGCGGGGCCGTTCCGTCAGGCTTGTGTGCGAGTCCGTACCCTATCCTGGCGGGCGTATGATCGAACCCTCACTTGAGCTGTACGGCGACGCCTACGAGCGCGTGGATCAGCAGCTTCAGGATCTCCTGGACACCACGGGGGTGCGCTACGGTCTGCTGGTCGACCGCAACGGCTTCGTGCTCTCGCACAAGGAGGCGCTGTGGGCGCCGCGCCCGCCGGCGCTGGACTCGGTGGCGACGCTGGTCGCCAGCAACGCCGCCGCCACCGCCGCCCTGGCGAACTTGCTGGGCGAGCGCACCTTCAGCGAACAGATCCACCAGGGCGAGAACGGCACGCTGTACGTGGAATCCGTCGGTGACCAGACGCTGCTGACCCTGATCTTCGACGCGAGCGTGCCGCTGGGCAAGGTGAAGGTGTACGCGAAGAAGACCGTGACGCAGATCGCCGCGATCCTCGACGAACTCAAGGACGCGCCCACCCCGCAGCTCGGCGAGGATTTCAACAAGGGCGTGAACGCGCTGCTCGACGACCTGCTCGGCTGATGTTCCCCCCGCGCTCCCTCACGACCCCCGGCCCGACACAGGAGACAGCGTCATGAGCACCATCAACTTCGCGGCCCGCGAAATCAACTGCAAGATCGTCTACTACGGCCCGGGCATGAGCGGCAAGACCACCAACCTCAAGCACGTCTTCTCGCGCGTGCCCGGCCACCTGCGCGGCGACATGGTGTCCCTGGCGACCGAGGACGAGCGCACCCTGTTCTTCGACTTCCTGCCGCTGGACCTCGGCACCGTGCAGGGCTTCAAGACCCGCTTCCACCTGTACACCGTGCCGGGCCAGGTGTTCTACAACGCCAGCCGCAAGCTGATCCTGCGCGGCGTGGACGGCATCGTGTTCGTCGCGGACTCCGCCCCGGATCGCCTGCGCGCCAACGCCGAGAGCATGCGCAACCTGCGCGAGAACCTCGCCGAACACGGCATCGACGTGCGCGAGGTGCCGATCGTGCTGCAGATCAACAAGCGCGACCTGCCCAACGCGCTGCCAGCCGACATGATCCGCGCCGTGATCGACCCCGGCAAGGAACTCACGATGTTCGAGGCGATGTCCGACAAGGGCGTGGGCGTGTTCGAGACCCTCAAGACCGTGAGCCGCCTGGTGCTGGAACGGCTGTCGAAGACCAGATAACTGCGGGCGCTGGACGGTGGGCTATGAGGGCACGATGTTCTTCATAGCCCACTGCTCATGGCGCACAGCCCGTCATTTGCCCACGCAGAAGTTCATGAATACGGCGTCCACCACGTCCTCCTGCACGTCCCGGCCGGTGAGTTCCGACAGGCAGCGCAGCGCCTCTTCCAGTTCGTAGCTCGCCAGGTCGTCGGGGAGGGTCGCGGCGGCCTCCACGTGGTCCAGGGCGCGCCGGGCGGCGTCGGCCTGCCGCTCGGTGGTCAGCCACGCCTCGCTGCGGGAGGTGTCGCCCAGCAGCGCCGTATTCACGGCGTCCCGCAGGGCGCTCAGGCCCTCGCCGGTCACGGCGCTCACGGCCAGGGCGCTGTCGTCCGTCCACGCGGGCGGCAGGTCGGCCTTCGTCCGCACGCGGATCACCCGCGCGTCCGGCGGGAGGGTCACCGGCAGGGTCTCGCGGGGAGCGGAGCCGTCCTCCAGCGCGATCACGAGGTCTGCGCCGCCCGCCAGGGTCAGGGCCTGCCGCACGCCCGCCGCCTCCACCTCATCTGCGGTGTCGCGGATACCGGCGGTGTCCACCAGCGTGACCGGCACACCTGCAAGTTCCAGACCCGCTTCCAGGTAGTCGCGCGTGGTGCCGGGAATGGGCGTCACGATGGAGCGCTCGTAGCCGACCAGCGCGTTCAGCAGGCTGCTCTTGCCGGCATTCGGGCGGCCGATCAGGGCCAGCCGCGCGCCGCGCGTGGCGACCTGCCCGGCCCGCGCGGTGCCCACCAGGGCGCGCAGTTCGTCGCGCGCGGCCGCCAGGGGCTGTTCGCGGTCCTCCTCCGGCACGCCTTCCTCCGGGTAGTCGAGCATCGCCTGGAGCGCCGCGAGGGTGCGTGTGAGGTGTGCGCCGATCCGCGCCACCCGTGTGCCGAGGGCGCCCGACAGCCCCAGCGCCGCCTGCCGCCGCGCGGCGTCCGTGTGCGCCTCGACCAGACCGAGCACGGCCTCGGCCTGCGCGAGGTCGAGACGCCCGGCGAGGTACGCGCGCAATGTGAACTCGCCGGGCCGAGCCAGCCGCGCGCCGAGTTCCAGCGCCCGCGCCAGCACGCGCGCCAGCACCGCCGGACTGCCGTGCGTCTGTACCTCGGCCACGTCCTCGCCGGTGTAGCTGCGGCCCTCCCGGAAGATCAGGCACAGGCCCTCGTCGAGCACCTCGCCGTCTCCGGCGACCAGCGTGCCGAACAGAAACCGGCCGCCCGGCGTGCGCGACGGCCGCCGCCGCCCGCGGAACACGCCGTCCGCGACATCCAGCGCCCGCGGGCCGCTCACGCGCACGATGCCCACCCCGGCGCTTCCCGGCGCGGTGGCGATGGCGGCGATGGTGTCCGAGAGGCCGGTGCGCGTCACGCGGGGCAGGCTAGCAGGCGCGGCGGGCGGGCGACCGTGCTGTGGTGTGCCGGTGCTCCTCCCGCCTGCCGCGTCACTTTTTCCAGCGGCCCCGCCCGCGGTGCCCGGCGCGCGGCGCGGGCGCGCTGGTGTGCGTGCGGATCTGGCCCTCGTCGTAGCGCAGCATGACGGCCAGCCGGGCGCGGCTGATGACATGGTGCGGCTGCTTGGGCACGAAGGCCGTCACGATGTCGATGTGACCGTCCCGGTAGTGCTGCACGACCACGTGCAGGGGCAGCGCCACGCCGCAGGCCTCGAAGCGCCCGCACACCAGCCAGCGGTGATCGTCGGGGTACACCGCCCGCACCCGCCCGGACAGCAGCACGTTCATGATGTCGTGCTCTAAGAAGCCCTCGGCGCGGGCGTGGCCGACGGCATGCGGGCACAGGGTGTAGCGGCCGTCGTACACGGCGTCGCGGAGTTTGGCATGGGCGCGGTGCAGCGAGAAGTCGTCGGTCAGTACGCCCGCGAGTTCCGCCTCGCGCTGCGGGGGCACCGGCGTAGGGCGCGAGACGCGGGCCGGCGGCGGCGTGGGCGCGCGGCGGGCCGCCTTCTCCGCGCGGGCCAGCTGGGCGCGCAGGGCGAGCAGGTCAGTGCCGGTCTGCACGGCGTCCCCGATACCAGATGGGGGACCATTCCGGTGTGGACGGGTGGACGGGGCGGCTTTCCCCGGCTTGCTGGACTGTTTCGTCACGGCGGCACCTCCGGTCACGG from Deinococcus metalli includes the following:
- a CDS encoding phosphodiester glycosidase family protein → MTFRRRVAGWAVTAGLALMGSALARPVAIGGFMQPSSIDSRMIGGVELLPVWALPRVGVAVRNDPADLRLVLGARELRFSPVSGWKALGFTLAAPLPLPQVLEGSLLVPLAAVTQLGVGVLADTPTLLDFAAPASVPAATLPPSGTVTATPAPATPSPVKPAVPTTPAAPASPPPASTTPPSTTPPATTTIVPGPAPSPSPATPAPVTPAPAPTAPVTAEIPPVTTPGVPAPPLVPGVPITPPPLSTRALANLDTVRVSRSMYRTVEVQRVVLEFSDVAPYSVDRGAVGVSLQLPGVTAQAQTQALPSGDTLAVQTTPGGSAVRLDTAGGRSTIFTLDDPYRIVVDTVTYTDSSVPPPVNPAALPDGVTYTRRGALHLLGFDPARFQPRVVSAPQGRASGVADLVRAVGGVAGVNGGYFDPASNLPVDLVALGGVMTSGSLEKRGAVGFTAQGQAVFGYPRPRYVLGGVFGTITVNAVRARPDASLLTAFVGDGRTSVGGPTFVTLQLAPGATTVTRAGVGAVVPPAGTLAFTFDPQHFPQLPHAADDPLTVTLNWQASDAPWTTVVDALGAGPLLVSGGRVVLDPAREGFNTAASIWRPTRQVGIGMMGGQPVIAFLEYGSPEAFATALAGAGVQVAMRLDSGSSATAYLTGGYGGLGGYLNTVWSRAVPNAIVFVPRDVNATR
- the mglA gene encoding GTPase MglA, whose protein sequence is MSTINFAAREINCKIVYYGPGMSGKTTNLKHVFSRVPGHLRGDMVSLATEDERTLFFDFLPLDLGTVQGFKTRFHLYTVPGQVFYNASRKLILRGVDGIVFVADSAPDRLRANAESMRNLRENLAEHGIDVREVPIVLQINKRDLPNALPADMIRAVIDPGKELTMFEAMSDKGVGVFETLKTVSRLVLERLSKTR
- the mglB gene encoding GTPase-activating protein MglB; the protein is MIEPSLELYGDAYERVDQQLQDLLDTTGVRYGLLVDRNGFVLSHKEALWAPRPPALDSVATLVASNAAATAALANLLGERTFSEQIHQGENGTLYVESVGDQTLLTLIFDASVPLGKVKVYAKKTVTQIAAILDELKDAPTPQLGEDFNKGVNALLDDLLG
- the mnmE gene encoding tRNA uridine-5-carboxymethylaminomethyl(34) synthesis GTPase MnmE, with amino-acid sequence MTRTGLSDTIAAIATAPGSAGVGIVRVSGPRALDVADGVFRGRRRPSRTPGGRFLFGTLVAGDGEVLDEGLCLIFREGRSYTGEDVAEVQTHGSPAVLARVLARALELGARLARPGEFTLRAYLAGRLDLAQAEAVLGLVEAHTDAARRQAALGLSGALGTRVARIGAHLTRTLAALQAMLDYPEEGVPEEDREQPLAAARDELRALVGTARAGQVATRGARLALIGRPNAGKSSLLNALVGYERSIVTPIPGTTRDYLEAGLELAGVPVTLVDTAGIRDTADEVEAAGVRQALTLAGGADLVIALEDGSAPRETLPVTLPPDARVIRVRTKADLPPAWTDDSALAVSAVTGEGLSALRDAVNTALLGDTSRSEAWLTTERQADAARRALDHVEAAATLPDDLASYELEEALRCLSELTGRDVQEDVVDAVFMNFCVGK
- a CDS encoding DUF4258 domain-containing protein; its protein translation is MQTGTDLLALRAQLARAEKAARRAPTPPPARVSRPTPVPPQREAELAGVLTDDFSLHRAHAKLRDAVYDGRYTLCPHAVGHARAEGFLEHDIMNVLLSGRVRAVYPDDHRWLVCGRFEACGVALPLHVVVQHYRDGHIDIVTAFVPKQPHHVISRARLAVMLRYDEGQIRTHTSAPAPRAGHRGRGRWKK
- a CDS encoding CAP domain-containing protein — translated: MRRSLSALFLLLLSACSSTPAVPGLSAGHVTAGTPSTAFAQRVFDLTNAARAQARTCGTTPYAATTPLTYNAELELSAQAHANDMAVNNYFSHTSQDGRTFDQRVTASGYTWSVVAENIAAGQVTPEEVVQAWLDSEGHCADMMAPDLREIGVGYTPASSGKYGTYWVQDFGTQK